CCGGAACAGGCAATGACGGCACGATTGAAGGTGGTGCCAAATGGGTTAATGGCAAATTTGGCAAGGGTTTGAGTCTAAACGGCTCGGATGCTTACGTGGAAATTGCGCACGATGATTCTTTAAACGTTGGCGGCGAACACACGATTGCGCTTTGGTTTAAATTAGATAAGGCTCCCGCTGGTGGTATGGCTGTTGTGACCAAAGATGATTGGGCTCCTGGATTTTGGTGGGATGGTTCTATCATCCGACATCACACGCACGACCCACCCGCCACGCTTCATTATATAGATGCCCCTTGGAGTCCAGATACAGACTGGCATCATGTTGCTGCTATCTGGGATGGTAAAGAGTTTATAATATATCTGGACGCTGAAGAGATTGGTGCTGGTGTAACTGGGCCAAATTTAGGCAGGAACGCGTTAACCGATAAACCCGTCTTAATAGGTATCTATCTCGCCACTGGACAACACGGTCAGTGGGGGGCGTTTATGGGGGCAATAATTGACGACGTTGCCATCTTCAGTGTGGCGTTGAGCAATGATGATGTTGAAACCCTCATGAATGATGGATTAAAAACAGCGGCTGATATTGAACCTTCAGGTAAACTCACAACGACCTGGGCTGACATTAAAGCCGATTAGCCTGCTCCGAAACCTAAAGATTGCGTTGGTTGGCAATTTTCCGAATTGATGGTGACAAGACTGAGTGTGTTTCAATACTGCGCACCCTCGGTCTTGTCATAAAATTTTAAAAGGTACTGTAGCCCTCTATTTTTTTACGCCAACTTGCCGCGGAGTAGCGGATTGTCTTTCATCACCTCACCATCACGATTTTGCGTACCGGACGGCATGTAATGGATTGCCATCGCCCGACGGTCTCGGGGTGAGCGGTTCGGATTTGTTTGGTGGAGTGTCATGCAGTGATGGACCATCACACATCCGGCTTTAACTGGCACTGGCACAGCACGGTCTACATCGGCATTCACCTGCAACAATGCTGGCAATTTACCTTTCTCTGACTCAGCACG
This genomic window from Candidatus Poribacteria bacterium contains:
- a CDS encoding LamG domain-containing protein, with translation MKTTVTRLKLLCVSLMAISLMFVGTSSAKIDFGDCVGMWLFDEGNGKKAEDSSGTGNDGTIEGGAKWVNGKFGKGLSLNGSDAYVEIAHDDSLNVGGEHTIALWFKLDKAPAGGMAVVTKDDWAPGFWWDGSIIRHHTHDPPATLHYIDAPWSPDTDWHHVAAIWDGKEFIIYLDAEEIGAGVTGPNLGRNALTDKPVLIGIYLATGQHGQWGAFMGAIIDDVAIFSVALSNDDVETLMNDGLKTAADIEPSGKLTTTWADIKAD